One segment of Castanea sativa cultivar Marrone di Chiusa Pesio chromosome 3, ASM4071231v1 DNA contains the following:
- the LOC142628055 gene encoding mevalonate kinase isoform X2 gives MEVKARAPGKIILAGEHAVVHGSTAVAASLNLYTYVSLRFPTPSDNDEFLRLQLKDLALEFSWPVARIKDALPEAGSLLSSKPTSCSIETMKSIAALVEEQNIPEANIGLASGVSAFLWLYSCIHGFKPATVVVTSELPLGSGLGSSAAFCVALSAALLSFSDSVSLDMSQQGWSAFGESELELLNKWAFEGEKIIHGKPSGLDNTVSTYGNMIKFRSGNLTLIKSNMPLKMLITNTKVGRNTKALVAGVSERTIRHPDAMSLVFNAVDSISNELSTIIQSPAPDELSITEKEEKIEELIEMNQGLLQCMGVSHASIETVLRTTLKYKLASKLTGAGGGGCVLTLLPTRIHFLVLCFLNHMNQCYQEQLLIR, from the exons atggaagtgaAAGCTAGAGCTCCAGGGAAAATCATACTGGCCGGAGAGCATGCTGTGGTTCACGGATCCACGGCGGTGGCTGCTTCCCTTAACCTCTACACCTATGTTTCTCTTCGATTTCCCACTCCCTCtg ACAATGATGAATTTCTAAGACTCCAACTCAAGGATTTGGCATTAGAATTTTCATGGCCAGTTGCTAGAATCAAAGATGCACTACCTGAAGCAGGAAGTTTGCTTTCTTCAAAACCCACCTCTTGCTCAATAGAGACCATGAAATCAATTGCAGCACTAGTTGAAGAACAAAATATTCCAGAAGCAAACATTGGACTTGCTTCTGGAGTTTCAGCTTTTCTTTGGCTATACTCCTGTATCCATGG ATTTAAGCCTGCTACGGTGGTTGTCACCTCTGAGCTTCCTTTGGGTTCAGGCTTGGGTTCATCCGCTGCATTCTGTGTTGCACTCTCAGCTGCTCTGCTTTCTTTCTCGGATTCAGTGAGTTTGGATATGAGCCAGCAGGGGTGGTCAGCATTTGGGGAAAGTGAGCTCGAATTGCTAAATAAATGGGCTTTTGAAGGTGAAAAGATAATCCATGGAAAGCCATCTGGACTTGACAACACAGTCAGCACATATG GCAACATGATCAAATTTAGGTCTGGTAATTTGACACTCATCAAGTCCAATATGCCACTCAAAATGCTCATTACCAACACCAAGGTTGGGAGGAATACAAAGGCATTAGTTGCTGGTGTTTCAGAGAGGACCATAAGGCACCCAGATGCCATGAGTTTGGTGTTTAATGCAGTTGATTCTATCAGCAACGAATTGTCTACCATTATCCAGTCACCAGCCCCTGATGAGCTCTCCATAACAGAGAAGGAAGAGAAGATAGAAGAGTTAATTGAAATGAATCAAGGTCTTCTCCAGTGTATGGGAGTCAGCCATGCTTCAATAGAAACTGTTCTTAGGACAACATTGAAGTACAAGTTAGCTTCCAAATTGACAGGAGCTGGGGGTGGAGGCTGTGTTCTGACGCTGTTGCCAACCCGTATCCATTTCCTCGTGct ATGCTTCCTTAACCACATGAATCAGTGCTATCAGGAACAGTTGTTGATAAGGTAA
- the LOC142628055 gene encoding mevalonate kinase isoform X1, with amino-acid sequence MEVKARAPGKIILAGEHAVVHGSTAVAASLNLYTYVSLRFPTPSDNDEFLRLQLKDLALEFSWPVARIKDALPEAGSLLSSKPTSCSIETMKSIAALVEEQNIPEANIGLASGVSAFLWLYSCIHGFKPATVVVTSELPLGSGLGSSAAFCVALSAALLSFSDSVSLDMSQQGWSAFGESELELLNKWAFEGEKIIHGKPSGLDNTVSTYGNMIKFRSGNLTLIKSNMPLKMLITNTKVGRNTKALVAGVSERTIRHPDAMSLVFNAVDSISNELSTIIQSPAPDELSITEKEEKIEELIEMNQGLLQCMGVSHASIETVLRTTLKYKLASKLTGAGGGGCVLTLLPTLLSGTVVDKVIAELESCGFQCLLAAIGGKGAEVSFSGSS; translated from the exons atggaagtgaAAGCTAGAGCTCCAGGGAAAATCATACTGGCCGGAGAGCATGCTGTGGTTCACGGATCCACGGCGGTGGCTGCTTCCCTTAACCTCTACACCTATGTTTCTCTTCGATTTCCCACTCCCTCtg ACAATGATGAATTTCTAAGACTCCAACTCAAGGATTTGGCATTAGAATTTTCATGGCCAGTTGCTAGAATCAAAGATGCACTACCTGAAGCAGGAAGTTTGCTTTCTTCAAAACCCACCTCTTGCTCAATAGAGACCATGAAATCAATTGCAGCACTAGTTGAAGAACAAAATATTCCAGAAGCAAACATTGGACTTGCTTCTGGAGTTTCAGCTTTTCTTTGGCTATACTCCTGTATCCATGG ATTTAAGCCTGCTACGGTGGTTGTCACCTCTGAGCTTCCTTTGGGTTCAGGCTTGGGTTCATCCGCTGCATTCTGTGTTGCACTCTCAGCTGCTCTGCTTTCTTTCTCGGATTCAGTGAGTTTGGATATGAGCCAGCAGGGGTGGTCAGCATTTGGGGAAAGTGAGCTCGAATTGCTAAATAAATGGGCTTTTGAAGGTGAAAAGATAATCCATGGAAAGCCATCTGGACTTGACAACACAGTCAGCACATATG GCAACATGATCAAATTTAGGTCTGGTAATTTGACACTCATCAAGTCCAATATGCCACTCAAAATGCTCATTACCAACACCAAGGTTGGGAGGAATACAAAGGCATTAGTTGCTGGTGTTTCAGAGAGGACCATAAGGCACCCAGATGCCATGAGTTTGGTGTTTAATGCAGTTGATTCTATCAGCAACGAATTGTCTACCATTATCCAGTCACCAGCCCCTGATGAGCTCTCCATAACAGAGAAGGAAGAGAAGATAGAAGAGTTAATTGAAATGAATCAAGGTCTTCTCCAGTGTATGGGAGTCAGCCATGCTTCAATAGAAACTGTTCTTAGGACAACATTGAAGTACAAGTTAGCTTCCAAATTGACAGGAGCTGGGGGTGGAGGCTGTGTTCTGACGCTGTTGCCAACCC TGCTATCAGGAACAGTTGTTGATAAGGTAATTGCGGAGCTGGAGTCATGCGGCTTCCAATGTTTGCTTGCAGCAATAGGTGGGAAAGGTGCTGAGGTTAGCTTTAGTGGTTCATCCTGA